One part of the Deltaproteobacteria bacterium CG2_30_66_27 genome encodes these proteins:
- a CDS encoding ferredoxin-NADP reductase codes for MFPITETKEIAKNVYLQRIHAPRVAKKHKAGQFLVLRRTDDGERIPLTIVSSDAAEGSVTIIFQAVGKSTTEFSWMKPGDAYLDLVGPLGLATHIEKFGTVVGIGGGIGAAPLLPIATAIKGAGNRLLSIVGARTKDLLILEDEMRAVSDEIVVTTDDGSYAKKGFVTTALQEFIDRGEKIGLCIAIGPVPMMRAVAEVTRPHGIKTMVSLNPIMVDATGMCGACRVTVGGTTKFVCVDGPEFDGHQVDFKELVMRNRAYLREEKAAMERIEHKDGKCMGGAAVPAGGGN; via the coding sequence GTGTTCCCCATCACAGAGACGAAAGAGATCGCGAAAAACGTCTACCTGCAGCGGATCCATGCGCCTCGGGTGGCGAAAAAGCACAAGGCGGGCCAGTTCCTCGTGCTGCGTCGCACCGACGACGGCGAGCGGATCCCGCTGACGATCGTCTCCTCCGACGCCGCGGAGGGATCGGTGACGATCATCTTCCAGGCGGTCGGCAAGTCCACCACCGAGTTCTCGTGGATGAAGCCGGGCGACGCCTACCTCGACCTCGTGGGTCCCCTCGGGCTGGCCACCCATATCGAGAAGTTCGGCACCGTCGTCGGCATCGGCGGCGGCATCGGGGCGGCGCCCCTGCTCCCCATCGCGACGGCCATCAAGGGGGCGGGAAACCGGCTGCTCTCGATCGTCGGGGCGCGGACGAAGGACCTCTTGATCCTCGAGGACGAGATGCGGGCGGTCTCCGACGAGATCGTGGTGACCACCGACGACGGGTCGTACGCGAAGAAGGGGTTCGTGACGACCGCGCTGCAGGAGTTCATCGACCGGGGCGAGAAGATCGGACTCTGCATCGCCATCGGGCCCGTGCCGATGATGCGCGCCGTGGCCGAGGTGACCCGCCCCCACGGGATCAAGACCATGGTGAGCCTCAACCCGATCATGGTGGACGCCACCGGGATGTGCGGCGCCTGCCGGGTGACGGTCGGCGGGACGACGAAGTTCGTCTGCGTCGACGGCCCCGAGTTCGACGGCCACCAGGTCGATTTCAAGGAGCTGGTGATGCGCAACCGCGCGTACCTCCGGGAGGAGAAGGCGGCGATGGAGCGGATCGAGCACAAGGACGGCAAATGCATGGGCGGCGCCGCCGTTCCCGCGGGAGGTGGGAACTGA
- a CDS encoding glutamate synthase (NADPH), homotetrameric, with amino-acid sequence MADATPRPRPKPFSIPRQPMPEQPPQVRVGNFREVPFGLTPDLAILEASRCIQCKNPQCIKGCPVSVKIPDFIDLVARGKFVEAARKIKETNALPAVCGRVCPQEEQCEMPCVLGKKGEPVAIGRLERFVADFERVTGNVEVPGIAALTGKRVAVVGGGPAGLTVAGDLVQLGHDVTIFEALHKAGGVLMYGIPEFRLPKEIVQAEVEYIRKMGAKIECNAVIGKSITIDELLTEEGFDAVFVGSGAGLPYFMNLPGENLTGVYSANEYLTRANLMKAYRFPETDTPLIKSKNVAVVGGGNVAMDSARTAKRMGAEHVYLVYRRSKKEMPARVEEVHHAEEEGIEFHLLTNPITYHGDDEARVTSVECQKMELGEPDASGRRRPVAMKGSEFQLPVDTVIVAIGNGANPLVPSTTPGLDTNKWGNILADQETGKTSKKGVFAGGDIVIGAATVILAMGAGRKAAAAMHEYLKTGAW; translated from the coding sequence ATGGCCGACGCGACACCGAGACCGCGCCCGAAGCCGTTCAGCATCCCCCGGCAGCCGATGCCGGAGCAGCCGCCGCAGGTGCGGGTCGGGAACTTCCGGGAAGTCCCGTTCGGGCTGACCCCGGACCTCGCGATCCTCGAGGCGTCCCGCTGCATCCAGTGCAAGAACCCGCAGTGCATCAAGGGATGCCCGGTGAGCGTCAAGATCCCCGACTTCATCGACCTGGTTGCGCGGGGAAAGTTCGTCGAGGCGGCGAGGAAGATCAAGGAGACGAACGCTCTTCCCGCGGTGTGCGGCCGCGTCTGCCCCCAGGAGGAGCAGTGCGAGATGCCGTGCGTCCTCGGAAAGAAGGGGGAGCCGGTGGCGATCGGACGTCTCGAGCGGTTCGTCGCCGACTTCGAGCGGGTCACCGGCAACGTGGAAGTCCCCGGGATCGCTGCCTTGACCGGCAAGCGGGTGGCCGTCGTCGGGGGCGGACCGGCGGGGCTCACCGTGGCGGGCGATCTCGTGCAGCTCGGGCACGACGTGACGATCTTCGAGGCGCTGCACAAGGCGGGAGGCGTGCTGATGTACGGCATCCCCGAGTTCCGCCTCCCGAAGGAGATCGTGCAGGCCGAGGTGGAGTACATCCGGAAGATGGGCGCGAAGATCGAGTGCAACGCGGTGATCGGGAAGTCGATCACGATCGACGAACTGCTGACCGAGGAGGGGTTCGACGCCGTCTTCGTCGGTTCGGGCGCCGGTTTGCCGTACTTCATGAACCTCCCCGGGGAGAACCTGACCGGGGTCTACTCGGCGAACGAGTACCTCACCCGGGCGAACCTGATGAAGGCGTACCGGTTCCCGGAGACCGACACTCCGCTGATCAAGTCGAAGAACGTCGCGGTCGTCGGCGGCGGGAACGTGGCGATGGACTCGGCGCGCACGGCGAAGCGGATGGGGGCGGAGCACGTCTACCTCGTCTACCGGCGGTCGAAGAAGGAGATGCCCGCCAGGGTCGAGGAGGTCCACCACGCCGAGGAGGAGGGGATCGAGTTCCACCTCCTGACGAACCCGATCACCTACCATGGGGACGACGAGGCGCGGGTGACCTCGGTGGAGTGCCAGAAGATGGAACTGGGAGAGCCCGACGCGTCCGGGCGGCGCCGCCCGGTCGCCATGAAAGGCTCGGAGTTCCAGCTCCCGGTGGACACGGTCATCGTCGCCATCGGAAACGGCGCCAATCCGCTGGTCCCCTCCACGACGCCGGGGCTCGACACGAACAAGTGGGGGAACATCCTCGCGGACCAGGAGACGGGGAAGACGAGCAAGAAGGGGGTCTTCGCCGGCGGGGACATCGTCATCGGCGCGGCGACCGTCATCCTCGCGATGGGCGCGGGCCGCAAGGCCGCCGCCGCAATGCACGAGTATCTGAAAACGGGAGCGTGGTAA
- a CDS encoding 2-hydroxyglutaryl-CoA dehydratase: protein MGFTTTIPVEILFAAGRVPVDLNNEFIASDLPAEYLRAAEADGFPRNCCGWIKGIYGVVRRMGFREIVAVTQGDCSFTQALMEVLRYRGVSVVPFAFPFDRDPDVLSRELAKMAARFGTTVGEGERWKERLDGVRRLAHEIDRLTWEEGKVTGEENHRWLVACSDFDGDPDGYARRAAAFLAEASARPARNDLVPIAFVGVPPIVSGLHACFEEAGARAVLNEVQRQFAMPGATGSLGEQYLAYTYPYSFFERLADIKAEAARREVRGIVHYVQSFCFRQIEDILLREEVGVPVLTLEGDAPGPVDGRTRIRVQAFVEMLQGS, encoded by the coding sequence ATCGGCTTCACCACCACCATCCCCGTCGAGATCCTCTTCGCGGCGGGGCGCGTCCCCGTCGACCTGAACAACGAGTTCATCGCGTCCGACCTCCCCGCGGAGTACCTCCGGGCCGCCGAGGCGGACGGGTTCCCGCGGAACTGCTGCGGGTGGATCAAGGGGATCTACGGCGTGGTCCGCCGGATGGGATTCCGCGAGATCGTCGCCGTCACGCAGGGGGATTGCAGCTTCACCCAGGCGCTGATGGAGGTCCTGCGGTACCGGGGAGTCTCCGTGGTCCCGTTCGCCTTCCCGTTCGACCGCGACCCCGACGTCCTCTCCCGGGAACTGGCGAAGATGGCCGCGCGCTTCGGGACGACGGTCGGCGAGGGGGAGCGGTGGAAGGAGCGCCTCGACGGCGTCCGCCGCCTCGCCCACGAGATCGACCGCCTGACGTGGGAAGAGGGAAAGGTCACCGGAGAGGAGAACCACCGGTGGCTGGTCGCCTGCTCCGATTTCGACGGCGACCCGGACGGGTACGCGCGCCGGGCCGCCGCGTTCCTCGCCGAGGCGTCGGCGCGGCCCGCTCGGAACGACCTCGTCCCGATCGCTTTCGTCGGCGTGCCGCCGATCGTCTCCGGCCTGCACGCCTGCTTCGAGGAGGCGGGCGCCCGGGCCGTGCTGAACGAGGTGCAGCGGCAGTTCGCGATGCCGGGGGCCACGGGTTCGCTTGGCGAGCAGTATCTGGCCTACACCTACCCGTACTCCTTCTTCGAGCGGCTGGCGGACATCAAGGCGGAGGCGGCGCGGCGGGAGGTGCGGGGGATCGTCCATTACGTCCAGTCGTTCTGCTTCCGGCAGATCGAGGACATCCTGTTGCGGGAAGAGGTCGGGGTGCCGGTCCTCACGCTGGAGGGCGACGCTCCCGGCCCGGTGGACGGCCGGACGAGGATCCGGGTCCAGGCGTTCGTAGAAATGCTGCAGGGGAGCTAG